One window of Drosophila busckii strain San Diego stock center, stock number 13000-0081.31 chromosome 3L, ASM1175060v1, whole genome shotgun sequence genomic DNA carries:
- the LOC108600205 gene encoding cubilin homolog, whose translation MELSWEFRSNAQTTMRLKFLDRFFIEMSPNCSNDQLEVLQLQSVGVWQPLATYCGRELPAPLLVQALKMRVVFRTNANVTADGFKFVVEPICDIRLEAKAELQHEFRIHRFHRDTNNCSLEFYTPSQQQLLLVSYLHSLFFFFTQL comes from the exons ATGGAGCTGTCGTGGGAGTTCCGCAGCAATGCACAGACTACCATGCGCCTGAAGTTCCTCGACAGATTCTTCATTGAGATGTCGCCAAACTGCAGCAACGATCAGCTGGAGGTGCTGCAGCTACAAAGTGTTGGCGTCTGGCAGCCACTGGCCACCTACTGTGGACGCGAACTGCCTGCGCCATTGCTGGTGCAAGCCCTAAAAATGCGCGTCGTTTTTCGCACCAATGCTAATGTAACCGCTGACGGATTCAAGTTTGTAGTGGAGCCCATCTGTGATATTCGACTAGAGGCTAAGGCCGAACTGCAACATGAGTTCAGAATCCATAGATTCCACAGAGATACTAACAACTGCAGCCTGGAGTTTTACACTCCctcacagcaacagctgctg ttagTGAGCTATTTACATtccttgtttttcttttttacacAACTGTAA